A genomic segment from Tuwongella immobilis encodes:
- a CDS encoding Ig-like domain-containing protein: MNRPTPPRGNRLTVESLETREVLSTTQSFNFEMPTAPALPLDWSTWSSQASQPTGGYVTSTVRATSGVQSLASTGNSTLSARFWQNGLHPSDVVISANVRVDSLIPTELFTRGSNLGSATPTYYGVSVVRGTQLELFSMVNGQRTVLATLKTSNYLSGVWMRISLRTEGPQISVRAQRLDTQQWLTNTGTWATLASDAIRLSDRTISGDGHVGVARPNSYSGTVYLDDLEIRSIGIPDRVENFDSDPLGQVPSDWRSFNSSSTTGNGFRVDGSGTATSGGQTLISTGRSNETSRAWLDASQSPNVEISSALFLDSLLPAQMIVRGQGLDTNAPTYYAATLTRGLNLQIVKVENGAETVIGSLRSVGYFSGRWVRVNMVAEGDQLRVRIQRLDTNQWLNSSGQWQTAETVALQVTDRSIVNGGDVGLGRKAQYAGTLRFDDFVLLGHQADVDDPVVVINTPAPNVTAAGSVTVSASVTDPGGVQRVEFLLNGVVRATMLQGPFSWTFDSRGLPDGTYTLMVRAYDRSGNIGVSTQTLRLDNSSQRPAIPEIPRKYSHIRVAQLAYSATPVGEFEAELYRTSIDLVVASQRFFDTFEAASPDTPKLVYTNLSNLYLNLLTDWLAYADSKGVSREEAFYHVEQATAFFGDSPSSVPVTWLWNAARGSANPASWQSGMTDLLNASRGVNSDAIAFGALNEAVYLGYTDKFNELNLTVQKAAQFGWSGIVEYVSAVDAQGNPTQWKSLFVRDTTGGLTRSGQWRFDPPADWVASSINGSARLFHLRVRTMSGDSSVAPVAGTIFTPDYVQATRVNGQIRGTIPAFDRAADLDGDGFLNDREYAGRAAGKDARFDYQSRVFYPAYGQMRFVVNPSSKAVRDWFVDRHVAEAEQIGELDGFFVDNSNGRLIISGIALRESTASYALDYSGLLGELSQALQPRWLLANTSPAVAETDNVVRQTAATMEEFAIRAENHSWQMFQNTANMVQRRLSLLSPTPYVILDSVASTEANQTNPDTLMATLAYYYLIGDADRTFLMLFGGQNPSTTWKEHWTDAIRYDVGQALDTWSQFASGADPTNSRLEYRIYQRNYQNALVLYKPLSFGSNVTGQLGGNTSTTHQLNGQYRELRSDGTLGPVVSSITLANGRGAVMVRA; this comes from the coding sequence ATGAACCGACCCACCCCCCCTCGTGGCAATCGCCTCACGGTTGAATCGCTGGAAACTCGTGAAGTCCTGTCGACGACACAGAGTTTCAACTTTGAGATGCCCACGGCACCGGCGTTGCCGTTGGATTGGTCCACCTGGAGCAGCCAAGCCAGTCAGCCTACCGGCGGCTATGTCACCAGCACCGTGCGGGCGACCAGTGGGGTGCAATCGCTGGCGAGCACTGGCAATAGCACACTTTCCGCGCGATTCTGGCAAAATGGACTCCACCCGTCGGATGTCGTCATTTCCGCCAATGTCCGCGTCGATTCGCTCATTCCCACGGAATTATTCACCCGCGGCAGCAATCTCGGCAGTGCCACCCCCACCTATTATGGCGTTTCGGTGGTGCGGGGAACTCAACTCGAATTGTTCTCGATGGTCAACGGCCAGCGCACCGTCTTGGCCACGCTGAAAACCAGCAACTATCTCAGCGGCGTCTGGATGCGAATCAGCCTGCGCACGGAAGGGCCGCAGATTAGCGTGCGGGCTCAGCGCTTGGATACCCAACAATGGCTGACCAACACGGGCACCTGGGCGACGCTGGCCAGTGACGCCATCCGCCTGAGTGATCGCACCATCAGCGGCGATGGCCATGTCGGGGTGGCGCGGCCGAATTCGTACAGCGGAACCGTCTACCTGGATGATCTGGAAATCCGCTCCATTGGCATTCCGGATCGCGTGGAAAATTTCGATAGCGACCCGCTTGGCCAAGTCCCCAGCGACTGGCGAAGTTTCAACAGCTCCTCGACCACGGGCAACGGATTCCGTGTCGATGGCAGTGGCACCGCGACCAGCGGCGGCCAAACGCTGATTTCCACGGGCCGCTCCAACGAAACCTCCCGAGCGTGGCTCGATGCATCGCAGTCGCCGAATGTCGAAATTAGCTCCGCTCTGTTTCTAGACTCGCTACTGCCCGCCCAAATGATTGTTCGCGGGCAAGGGCTGGATACCAATGCCCCGACGTATTATGCCGCCACGTTGACCCGCGGGTTGAACCTGCAAATCGTTAAAGTCGAAAATGGTGCCGAAACCGTCATCGGCTCCCTGCGATCGGTCGGCTATTTCAGCGGTCGCTGGGTGCGCGTCAACATGGTTGCCGAGGGCGATCAACTCCGCGTCCGCATTCAGCGGTTAGACACCAATCAATGGCTGAATTCCAGCGGGCAATGGCAGACTGCCGAAACCGTGGCCCTGCAAGTGACCGACCGCAGTATCGTCAATGGCGGCGATGTCGGGCTGGGACGCAAGGCCCAATACGCGGGCACACTGCGATTCGATGACTTCGTTCTGCTCGGCCACCAAGCCGATGTCGATGATCCGGTGGTGGTCATCAACACGCCTGCGCCGAACGTGACCGCTGCGGGCAGTGTGACCGTTTCCGCGTCTGTGACCGATCCCGGCGGGGTGCAGCGGGTCGAATTTCTGCTCAACGGCGTGGTGCGAGCCACCATGTTGCAGGGGCCGTTTTCGTGGACGTTCGATAGCCGTGGCCTGCCCGATGGCACCTACACGCTGATGGTGCGAGCGTATGATCGCTCCGGGAACATCGGCGTCAGCACGCAGACGCTGCGATTGGATAATTCCAGCCAGCGGCCGGCGATTCCCGAAATCCCCCGCAAATACTCGCATATTCGAGTGGCACAACTCGCCTACAGCGCCACCCCGGTGGGCGAATTCGAAGCGGAATTGTACCGCACCAGCATCGATTTGGTCGTAGCCAGCCAGCGATTCTTCGACACCTTCGAGGCCGCATCGCCAGATACGCCCAAGCTGGTCTATACCAACTTGTCGAATCTGTATCTGAATCTGCTGACCGATTGGCTCGCGTATGCCGATTCCAAGGGCGTTTCGCGGGAAGAAGCGTTCTATCATGTGGAGCAAGCGACGGCGTTCTTCGGTGATAGTCCATCGTCGGTGCCGGTGACGTGGCTGTGGAATGCGGCCCGTGGTTCGGCCAATCCCGCCAGTTGGCAAAGCGGCATGACCGATCTGCTCAACGCCAGCCGAGGGGTGAATTCGGATGCAATCGCCTTTGGTGCGCTCAACGAAGCTGTCTACCTGGGCTACACCGACAAGTTCAACGAACTCAATCTCACGGTGCAGAAAGCGGCTCAATTCGGCTGGAGCGGCATTGTCGAATATGTTTCCGCCGTCGATGCCCAGGGGAATCCCACCCAGTGGAAATCGTTGTTTGTCCGCGATACCACCGGCGGTCTGACGCGATCCGGCCAATGGCGATTCGACCCACCCGCCGATTGGGTGGCATCCTCGATCAATGGCAGTGCCCGATTGTTCCATCTGCGGGTGCGGACGATGAGCGGCGATTCCAGCGTCGCCCCCGTTGCTGGCACGATTTTCACGCCCGATTATGTGCAAGCGACCCGCGTGAATGGGCAAATTCGCGGCACGATTCCCGCATTTGATCGCGCTGCCGATCTGGACGGGGACGGCTTTTTGAACGACCGCGAATATGCGGGCCGCGCCGCCGGGAAAGATGCCCGGTTTGATTATCAATCGCGGGTGTTTTATCCCGCTTACGGGCAGATGCGGTTTGTCGTGAATCCCAGCTCGAAAGCGGTGCGGGATTGGTTTGTGGACCGCCACGTGGCCGAGGCCGAACAGATCGGCGAACTCGATGGCTTCTTTGTGGATAATTCCAACGGGCGGCTCATTATCAGCGGCATTGCCCTCCGCGAATCGACCGCATCGTATGCCCTCGATTACAGCGGCTTACTCGGCGAATTGAGCCAAGCCTTGCAGCCCCGGTGGTTGTTGGCCAACACATCGCCAGCCGTCGCGGAGACCGATAACGTCGTCCGCCAGACTGCCGCCACCATGGAAGAATTCGCCATTCGGGCGGAAAATCATAGCTGGCAGATGTTCCAAAATACGGCCAACATGGTCCAACGGCGGCTCTCGCTGCTCTCCCCCACGCCGTATGTCATTCTCGATTCCGTTGCATCGACCGAGGCGAATCAGACCAATCCCGATACGCTCATGGCGACGTTGGCGTATTACTATCTGATTGGCGATGCCGATCGCACCTTCTTGATGCTGTTCGGCGGCCAGAATCCCTCGACCACCTGGAAGGAACACTGGACCGACGCGATTCGCTACGATGTCGGGCAAGCGCTCGATACCTGGTCGCAGTTCGCTTCCGGGGCCGATCCCACGAATTCCCGGTTGGAATATCGCATCTACCAACGCAATTATCAGAATGCGTTGGTGCTGTATAAACCGCTCTCGTTCGGCAGCAATGTCACGGGGCAACTTGGCGGCAACACCAGTACCACGCACCAACTCAACGGCCAATATCGCGAGTTGCGTTCCGATGGCACGCTGGGGCCGGTTGTCTCGTCGATCACCTTGGCCAATGGGCGGGGCGCGGTGATGGTTCGGGCGTGA